A single window of Flavobacteriales bacterium DNA harbors:
- a CDS encoding SLC13 family permease, producing MTFDIVIVLLVIVFLIVFLYTGYLRPALTFVIAITTFILTGILEPKEALAGFANEQLAVIMLLLTIGNVIQKTSFNDFLFKQVFSGVKTKNGFMARMMIAVATISAFFNNTPLVALVMPNVYDWCKKNDISPSKLLIPLSYAAILGGCVTLIGTSTNLIVNGIAMENGLPSLDIFDFFYVGFPMMIVGIIFLMIFGNKLLPDNDVVSEHFEKSSREYLIETHVSFESVLIGQTIEEANLRNLKDLFLVEIVRGKQKITPVAPDEKIHTGDKLIFTGNTEAVADFINPIEGLGLPEEAELREQGNIDVTEVIISQNSSLSGRKIKNTDFRGKYNGSVIAVHRNGDKLSGKIGDIILKAGDVLLVLAGSDFVKRASVGQAFYFMDKVREYSNVDVRKVGVLITGIILAIGLSALGYVPLFSSLAVLLILIVTLKIATFPSIKQSIDFNLLFIIGLGLALGKAMQNSGADSLIAEGFHMIIEPLGVMGLFISLFLVTNVLSSFMTGKAAVALMFPVGLAIITELGIPHEPFVLLIAFSASANFLTPIGYQTNLMVYGPGGYSFGDFFKIGLPLTLIYMITCVLILMYTYNL from the coding sequence ATGACTTTTGATATAGTAATTGTACTATTAGTAATCGTATTTCTTATTGTATTCCTTTATACAGGATACCTTAGGCCAGCACTTACATTTGTTATTGCGATAACAACTTTTATTCTTACAGGAATTTTAGAACCGAAAGAGGCTTTGGCCGGTTTCGCAAATGAGCAACTAGCGGTTATAATGTTGCTCCTTACAATTGGTAACGTAATTCAAAAAACGTCCTTTAATGATTTCTTGTTTAAGCAGGTTTTTAGTGGGGTAAAAACAAAGAATGGTTTTATGGCTCGGATGATGATTGCTGTTGCCACAATATCAGCATTCTTTAATAATACTCCGCTTGTGGCTCTTGTGATGCCTAACGTTTACGATTGGTGTAAGAAGAATGATATATCCCCTTCAAAATTATTGATCCCCCTTTCTTATGCTGCGATATTAGGGGGATGTGTTACTTTAATTGGTACTTCAACAAACCTTATTGTGAACGGAATAGCTATGGAAAATGGTTTACCGTCCTTAGATATTTTTGATTTTTTCTACGTTGGATTTCCAATGATGATTGTTGGAATCATCTTTCTGATGATTTTTGGAAATAAACTTTTACCAGATAATGATGTTGTAAGTGAGCATTTTGAAAAAAGCTCACGTGAGTATCTCATTGAAACTCATGTTTCTTTTGAATCTGTTCTCATAGGGCAGACTATCGAAGAAGCAAATCTTAGAAACCTAAAGGATTTATTCTTGGTAGAAATTGTTAGAGGTAAACAAAAAATCACACCTGTTGCTCCTGATGAGAAAATTCATACTGGGGATAAATTAATTTTTACTGGTAATACAGAAGCAGTAGCGGATTTCATAAACCCTATTGAAGGACTTGGTTTGCCGGAAGAGGCTGAACTTCGTGAGCAAGGAAATATTGATGTTACTGAGGTTATTATATCGCAAAACTCGAGTCTGTCTGGCAGAAAAATTAAAAACACAGACTTTCGTGGAAAGTATAATGGTTCTGTTATCGCAGTACATAGAAATGGGGATAAGCTGTCTGGGAAAATTGGTGATATTATTTTGAAGGCTGGAGATGTTCTGCTTGTTCTCGCTGGTAGTGATTTTGTTAAACGCGCTAGTGTTGGTCAGGCGTTTTATTTTATGGACAAAGTACGTGAATATAGCAATGTAGACGTACGTAAGGTAGGAGTGCTTATTACCGGAATCATATTAGCAATAGGGCTATCTGCCTTAGGATATGTCCCATTGTTTTCATCACTAGCGGTTCTTTTAATATTAATTGTGACATTGAAAATTGCCACGTTTCCTTCAATCAAACAGAGCATAGATTTTAATCTGTTGTTTATTATTGGACTTGGATTGGCGCTGGGAAAGGCTATGCAAAATTCCGGAGCGGATTCTCTAATTGCCGAGGGTTTTCATATGATTATCGAGCCATTAGGAGTGATGGGCTTATTTATTAGTTTGTTTTTAGTTACGAATGTGTTATCGTCTTTTATGACAGGAAAGGCAGCAGTTGCTCTTATGTTTCCGGTAGGACTTGCGATAATTACGGAATTGGGTATACCTCACGAACCATTTGTATTGTTGATTGCATTCTCTGCATCCGCTAACTTTTTAACTCCAATTGGATATCAAACTAACCTTATGGTATATGGCCCAGGAGGATATTCGTTTGGAGATTTTTTCAAAATAGGATTACCTCTCACATTAATCTATATGATTACTTGTGTGTTGATCTTAATGTACACGTATAATTTATAA
- a CDS encoding undecaprenyl/decaprenyl-phosphate alpha-N-acetylglucosaminyl 1-phosphate transferase, which yields MVIGSLVLGFLTSFFVVLFIVPSLIKVAELKNLYDEPGDDRKLHSKKIPSIGGIIIFAATLFSYSLWYPDDDIGKFKYIISSLLILFFVGAKDDIIGTAPVKKLLANFIVGLMLVLMANIRITSLHGIFGVLEIPYWASVFLSLFTYVVIINSLNLIDGVDGLASGVGIVATVSFGTWFYISGSDLLMASLAFSLAGALFAFLFFNFSPARIFMGDSGSLTIGLIIAILAFELIEYDKADLPTELMGISKPVFAIAVLIYPLLDVFRIFMYRTIKGLSPFNPDKKHIHHRLLLVGLNHRQTVITIYIYNVFIIGLCILTRNMDPSQSLMIVLGTAMMLVQIPFFLKKKEKIN from the coding sequence ATGGTAATAGGTAGCTTAGTATTAGGTTTTTTAACCTCTTTTTTCGTAGTGCTTTTCATTGTTCCTTCTTTAATAAAGGTAGCGGAACTGAAAAATCTTTATGATGAGCCAGGAGATGATAGGAAATTGCATAGCAAGAAAATTCCATCGATAGGAGGAATTATCATTTTTGCGGCAACATTATTCTCTTATTCCTTGTGGTACCCAGATGACGACATTGGTAAGTTTAAATACATTATATCTTCTTTATTGATATTATTTTTTGTTGGTGCCAAAGATGATATTATAGGAACGGCTCCAGTAAAGAAGTTGTTGGCTAATTTTATTGTAGGGCTGATGCTCGTATTAATGGCGAATATCCGTATAACAAGTCTTCATGGGATTTTCGGGGTGCTTGAAATTCCTTATTGGGCAAGTGTATTCCTTTCGTTGTTCACTTATGTTGTTATCATTAATTCGTTAAACTTAATTGATGGTGTTGATGGTCTTGCTAGTGGCGTTGGAATAGTGGCAACAGTGTCATTTGGAACTTGGTTTTATATTTCAGGATCTGATTTACTTATGGCGAGTCTTGCATTTTCTCTTGCAGGGGCGTTGTTTGCTTTTTTGTTTTTCAACTTCTCTCCAGCCAGGATTTTCATGGGCGATTCGGGATCGTTAACAATAGGTTTGATAATAGCCATACTAGCCTTTGAACTGATTGAATATGATAAGGCGGATTTGCCTACCGAGTTAATGGGGATATCAAAGCCCGTATTTGCTATAGCGGTATTGATATATCCTTTGTTAGATGTGTTTCGAATATTTATGTATAGAACTATTAAAGGGTTGTCTCCATTTAATCCGGATAAAAAACACATACATCATAGATTGCTTTTAGTAGGACTTAATCATCGTCAGACGGTTATAACCATATATATATATAATGTTTTTATTATTGGATTGTGCATATTAACAAGAAATATGGATCCTAGTCAGTCGTTGATGATTGTTTTAGGTACAGCAATGATGCTTGTGCAGATCCCATTTTTCTTGAAAAAGAAAGAGAAAATAAATTAA
- a CDS encoding DUF420 domain-containing protein: MGNKEDNLIWKVVLVLSVVVFGVVVLLYNLPQQSEIPTFIFSLPKINALINATCSILLLISVYSIKNRKVAIHKALNLTTFGLSALFLVLYITYHSFGIETKYPADAPFKMVYYFILITHIILAGLVLPLILMSFYFGLKGKIDQHRKITKWSFPIWLYVTVTGVVVYLFISPYYNFIDLQ, translated from the coding sequence ATGGGAAATAAAGAGGATAATTTAATATGGAAAGTAGTGTTGGTGCTTTCTGTTGTTGTTTTTGGTGTAGTAGTTTTATTGTATAATTTACCTCAGCAATCCGAGATCCCGACATTTATATTCTCTCTGCCTAAGATTAATGCGTTAATAAATGCTACATGTTCTATTTTGCTTTTGATTTCTGTCTATTCAATAAAGAATAGAAAAGTAGCGATACATAAGGCTCTTAATTTAACAACGTTTGGTCTCTCAGCGCTATTCCTCGTTTTATATATTACTTATCATTCGTTTGGAATTGAGACTAAATACCCTGCTGATGCTCCTTTTAAGATGGTTTACTACTTTATTCTAATTACGCATATAATTTTAGCGGGCTTAGTATTGCCATTAATTTTAATGTCGTTTTATTTTGGTTTAAAGGGTAAGATCGATCAGCATAGGAAAATTACTAAATGGAGTTTCCCAATTTGGCTTTATGTTACCGTAACAGGTGTTGTAGTGTATCTGTTTATTTCCCCTTATTACAATTTTATAGACCTTCAATAA
- the cysQ gene encoding 3'(2'),5'-bisphosphate nucleotidase CysQ gives MADLNSLLLAAVEASLEAGKEIMDVYKSDDLGVEIKEDNSPLTLADKRGNDKIMEILESTNLPTLSEEGKSIAYDERKDWEMFWMIDPLDGTKEFVKRNGEFTVNIALIKANTPVMGVIYVPVKEELYFSSEEIGAYKLDDITSLGDLSIDDLISKSDKLPKGNGSTKFTVVGSRSHKSVETEECINQLSEKHGDIEMLSIGSSLKLCMVAEGRANVYPRYAPTMEWDTAAGHAIALGADKNVIDYSTNEPMLYNKENLLNNWFTVQ, from the coding sequence ATGGCAGATTTGAATAGCTTGCTTTTAGCAGCAGTGGAGGCCAGTTTAGAAGCTGGAAAAGAAATAATGGATGTATATAAATCAGATGATTTAGGCGTTGAGATTAAAGAAGATAATTCTCCTTTAACATTAGCGGATAAAAGGGGTAATGACAAGATCATGGAAATCCTTGAAAGTACCAATTTGCCTACGCTAAGCGAAGAGGGTAAAAGCATTGCTTACGATGAAAGAAAGGATTGGGAAATGTTTTGGATGATTGATCCTTTAGATGGTACGAAAGAGTTTGTGAAACGAAATGGAGAGTTTACCGTTAATATTGCTCTAATCAAGGCAAACACACCAGTCATGGGCGTAATTTACGTTCCTGTTAAAGAGGAACTGTATTTTTCATCGGAAGAGATAGGAGCTTACAAACTAGATGACATTACATCATTAGGGGATTTATCTATAGATGATTTGATATCTAAGTCAGATAAACTTCCAAAGGGAAATGGGAGCACTAAGTTTACTGTTGTAGGAAGTCGATCACACAAGTCGGTAGAAACAGAAGAATGTATTAATCAACTTTCTGAAAAGCATGGCGATATTGAAATGCTTTCTATTGGTAGTTCTTTAAAGCTTTGTATGGTTGCCGAAGGAAGGGCTAATGTTTATCCAAGATATGCGCCTACTATGGAATGGGATACAGCGGCAGGGCATGCTATAGCGTTAGGAGCGGACAAAAATGTAATCGATTACTCTACGAATGAACCGATGTTATACAATAAAGAGAATCTATTAAACAATTGGTTTACAGTACAGTAG
- a CDS encoding GDP-L-fucose synthase has protein sequence MELNDKIYVAGHRGMVGSSIVRKLESEGFTNIVTRTSSELDLTNQLEVTTFFEKEKPEYVFLAAAKVGGIHANNIYGGQFIYENIMIEANVIHQAHINGVKKLAFLGSSCIYPKMAAQPMKEESLLTGTLEPTNEPYAIAKISGIKMCEAYNAQYGSYFISLMPTNLYGPNDNYDLQNSHVLPALLRKIHTAKINGDTSAEVWGSGNPKREFLHVDDLAEATFFLMQEYDDASLVNIGTGEDLSIRELAEMICDVVGFDGNLKFDPSMPDGTPRKLLDVSKLKNLGWSYKINLKDGIRDVYANVLETELFA, from the coding sequence GTGGAGCTAAACGATAAAATATATGTTGCAGGCCATCGAGGAATGGTTGGTAGTTCTATAGTTCGAAAACTCGAATCAGAAGGATTCACGAATATTGTTACAAGAACATCTTCGGAATTAGACCTTACGAATCAACTGGAAGTAACAACGTTTTTTGAGAAAGAAAAGCCGGAATACGTGTTTCTTGCGGCTGCAAAAGTTGGAGGTATTCATGCGAACAATATCTATGGTGGTCAATTCATTTATGAAAATATAATGATTGAGGCAAACGTAATTCATCAAGCACATATTAATGGAGTAAAGAAATTGGCATTCCTTGGTTCTTCTTGTATCTATCCTAAAATGGCTGCACAACCAATGAAAGAGGAAAGTCTTTTGACGGGAACTTTGGAGCCAACGAACGAACCATATGCTATTGCTAAAATTTCCGGTATAAAGATGTGTGAAGCATACAATGCTCAATATGGAAGTTATTTTATCTCTCTGATGCCAACGAATCTTTATGGGCCAAACGATAACTACGACCTTCAGAATTCACATGTTCTGCCAGCACTACTAAGAAAGATTCATACTGCCAAAATAAATGGGGATACTAGTGCTGAGGTTTGGGGTTCTGGAAACCCTAAGAGAGAGTTTCTTCATGTAGATGACTTAGCAGAAGCGACTTTCTTTTTAATGCAAGAATATGATGATGCCAGTTTAGTGAATATAGGCACAGGTGAGGATTTATCAATTCGAGAACTTGCCGAAATGATTTGTGATGTAGTTGGGTTTGATGGGAATTTAAAATTTGATCCTTCTATGCCAGATGGTACTCCTAGAAAACTCTTGGATGTTTCAAAATTGAAGAACCTCGGTTGGTCGTATAAGATTAACTTAAAGGATGGAATCAGGGATGTTTATGCGAATGTTCTTGAAACAGAGTTATTTGCATAA
- the hisA gene encoding 1-(5-phosphoribosyl)-5-[(5-phosphoribosylamino)methylideneamino]imidazole-4-carboxamide isomerase, translated as MRIIPAIDLIDGKCVRLTQGDYNQKKIYNESPLEVAKEFEAAGIEYLHLVDLDGAKAGHVVNIDVIETICKNTNLKVDFGGGIQSNEDIEKVFNCGVKQITGGSIAVRNQDMFIGWIKKYGTEKIILGADVIGTKIAISGWQEETTTELVDFLSFYVEKGIQYVICTDVAKDGLLAGTSMALYTELMSQFPALKLIASGGVTNLEELDVLKEINVDGAIIGKAIYEGKIKIEDLAVV; from the coding sequence ATGAGAATTATTCCAGCGATAGATTTGATTGATGGTAAGTGCGTGCGATTAACACAGGGCGATTACAATCAGAAGAAAATATACAACGAAAGCCCATTGGAGGTTGCTAAGGAATTCGAGGCTGCAGGTATTGAATATTTGCACCTTGTAGATTTGGATGGTGCTAAAGCAGGTCATGTTGTAAACATTGATGTAATTGAAACAATCTGTAAGAACACAAACTTGAAAGTTGATTTCGGAGGAGGTATTCAAAGCAATGAGGATATTGAAAAGGTTTTTAATTGTGGTGTAAAGCAGATCACAGGAGGAAGTATAGCTGTTCGAAACCAAGATATGTTTATCGGTTGGATTAAGAAATATGGAACTGAGAAGATCATTTTGGGAGCTGATGTTATCGGAACTAAAATTGCTATTTCTGGATGGCAAGAAGAGACAACAACGGAATTGGTAGACTTCTTGTCTTTCTATGTAGAGAAAGGCATTCAATATGTAATATGTACCGATGTAGCAAAAGATGGTTTGCTAGCAGGAACTTCAATGGCTCTTTATACAGAGTTGATGAGTCAGTTTCCAGCACTTAAGCTAATCGCTAGTGGAGGTGTTACGAATTTGGAAGAATTGGATGTACTTAAAGAAATAAATGTAGATGGTGCTATCATCGGCAAAGCGATTTATGAAGGAAAAATTAAAATTGAGGACTTAGCGGTCGTATAG
- the hisF gene encoding imidazole glycerol phosphate synthase subunit HisF produces MLTKRIIPCLDIKNGRTVKGVNFLELRDAGDPVELGRAYAEQGADELTFLDITATIEGRSTFVELVKRISKEVNIPFTVGGGVSSIQDVGVLLNSGADKITINSAAVKNPELITELANEFGSQCIVVAIDTKFENDQWMVYTHGGRKVTKKETIEWAAEIESRGGGEILLTSMNNDGTKGGFSCDITKDVSEATNIPIIASGGAGSMEHFLEVFNDAEADAGLAASIFHFKEIEIQKLKQYLYENNVPMRI; encoded by the coding sequence ATGCTTACGAAAAGGATTATACCCTGTTTGGATATCAAGAATGGAAGAACCGTTAAAGGGGTTAACTTCCTAGAACTTAGGGATGCTGGCGATCCTGTAGAGCTTGGACGTGCTTATGCCGAACAAGGAGCCGATGAGCTCACATTTTTAGATATTACGGCAACAATTGAGGGTAGATCTACTTTCGTGGAATTAGTAAAGAGAATATCAAAAGAGGTTAATATTCCATTTACTGTTGGAGGAGGAGTTTCTAGTATTCAAGATGTTGGTGTTTTGTTAAATTCAGGGGCGGATAAGATTACCATCAATTCTGCTGCGGTTAAAAATCCAGAGTTGATCACCGAATTAGCAAATGAGTTTGGAAGTCAATGTATTGTAGTTGCAATTGATACGAAATTCGAAAATGACCAATGGATGGTCTATACGCACGGAGGAAGAAAGGTAACTAAGAAAGAAACCATTGAATGGGCTGCAGAAATTGAATCGAGAGGAGGAGGAGAAATCTTGCTTACTTCCATGAACAATGATGGAACGAAAGGTGGATTTTCATGTGATATTACAAAGGATGTTTCTGAGGCGACAAATATTCCGATTATAGCATCAGGAGGAGCTGGTTCTATGGAGCACTTTTTAGAAGTATTTAATGATGCGGAAGCAGATGCAGGTTTGGCTGCTAGCATTTTCCATTTTAAGGAAATAGAAATCCAAAAATTGAAGCAATATTTGTACGAAAATAATGTCCCGATGAGGATATAA
- a CDS encoding SCO family protein: protein MRVLGFALAVLISTLIFSCKSEKREGLEIFGPKTVDAKGDTVYHRVGEFSFVNHLGDTVARDQYENQVYIANFFFATCPEICPKMQHQMLRVQEAYKKTNKIKLISHTVNPEKDTVEVLAQYALDLGVVDSTWNLVTGDKKEIYDLARFGYFVTTLEGDGGPTDFIHSDKFVLIDTKGRIRGYYIGLDSLEVDRLIVDIWELIKSEKRKI from the coding sequence ATGAGAGTTTTGGGATTTGCATTGGCAGTTTTGATTTCCACGTTAATATTTTCATGTAAAAGTGAGAAGAGAGAAGGTTTGGAAATTTTTGGCCCCAAAACTGTGGATGCTAAGGGAGATACAGTTTATCATCGAGTAGGGGAGTTTAGCTTTGTAAACCATCTGGGTGATACAGTTGCTCGGGATCAGTATGAAAATCAGGTTTATATAGCGAATTTCTTTTTTGCCACCTGCCCAGAAATATGTCCTAAAATGCAGCATCAAATGTTGCGAGTTCAGGAGGCTTATAAGAAGACGAACAAGATTAAATTAATTTCTCATACCGTAAATCCAGAAAAGGATACGGTTGAGGTATTAGCTCAATATGCTTTAGATCTAGGTGTCGTAGATTCTACTTGGAATTTGGTTACAGGAGATAAGAAGGAGATATATGATTTGGCTAGATTCGGATATTTCGTAACAACCTTAGAAGGGGATGGTGGACCAACTGATTTTATACATAGCGATAAGTTTGTCTTAATTGATACTAAAGGACGGATAAGAGGATATTACATTGGTTTAGACAGCCTTGAGGTTGATAGATTGATTGTAGATATATGGGAGCTGATTAAATCTGAGAAAAGAAAAATATAA
- the hisH gene encoding imidazole glycerol phosphate synthase subunit HisH has translation MEIAIIKYNSGNVQSVKNAMDRIGVDTIVTDDIKIIESADKVIFPGVGEASTAMSYLKERGLDEVLMNLKQPVLGICLGLQLMCNYSEEGDTDCMGIFDIDVKKFPPKDKVPHMGWNTITNLTGDLYIDIKEESYVYFVHSFYAEQSDNAISQTDFILPYSSSIQKDNFYATQFHLEKSGEIGQQILKNFIAIK, from the coding sequence ATGGAGATTGCAATTATTAAATATAATTCGGGCAATGTGCAGTCTGTGAAGAATGCCATGGACCGTATTGGTGTGGATACGATCGTGACAGATGACATCAAAATCATTGAGAGTGCCGATAAAGTAATTTTTCCAGGTGTGGGAGAAGCTAGCACCGCTATGTCTTATTTGAAGGAAAGAGGCTTGGATGAAGTGCTTATGAACTTGAAGCAACCCGTTCTTGGCATCTGCCTGGGTTTGCAATTAATGTGTAATTACAGCGAAGAGGGAGATACGGATTGCATGGGAATCTTTGATATTGATGTAAAGAAATTTCCACCAAAGGATAAAGTGCCTCACATGGGTTGGAATACAATTACAAACCTTACTGGAGACTTATATATAGACATCAAAGAAGAGAGTTATGTCTACTTTGTACATAGCTTCTATGCGGAGCAATCGGATAATGCCATCTCGCAAACAGATTTTATATTACCATACAGCTCAAGTATTCAGAAAGATAATTTTTATGCTACACAGTTTCACTTGGAGAAAAGTGGAGAGATTGGACAGCAGATATTAAAGAATTTTATAGCGATTAAGTAG
- a CDS encoding bifunctional phosphoribosyl-AMP cyclohydrolase/phosphoribosyl-ATP diphosphatase HisIE: protein MEVDFNKGDGLVPVIIQDNETNKVLMLGYMNEEALTKTKEENKVTFFSRSKNRLWTKGEESGNFLIVEEILVDCDNDTILIKALPKGPTCHTGDDTCFKEVNDNSDAFLTYLEGVIKDRKENGPGESYTNSLFQKGMNKVAQKVGEEAVELVIEAMMENNEADFRNEAADLIFHYLVLLRARGVDLSEITAVLKERHK, encoded by the coding sequence ATGGAAGTAGATTTTAATAAAGGAGATGGCTTAGTGCCCGTTATCATTCAAGACAATGAAACCAATAAGGTTTTAATGTTGGGTTATATGAATGAGGAAGCGTTAACCAAAACGAAAGAAGAGAATAAGGTAACATTCTTTAGTAGGTCTAAAAATAGGCTATGGACAAAGGGTGAGGAATCAGGTAATTTCCTGATTGTCGAAGAAATTTTAGTCGATTGCGATAATGATACAATTCTTATTAAAGCGTTGCCTAAAGGCCCAACATGTCATACTGGGGATGATACTTGCTTCAAAGAAGTAAATGATAATAGTGATGCTTTTTTAACTTATTTGGAAGGTGTAATTAAAGACCGGAAAGAAAACGGCCCAGGCGAGTCTTATACTAATTCATTGTTTCAGAAAGGGATGAATAAAGTTGCCCAGAAAGTGGGAGAAGAGGCTGTTGAGTTGGTTATTGAAGCGATGATGGAGAATAATGAAGCTGATTTTAGAAATGAAGCGGCCGATTTAATATTCCATTACCTTGTACTACTTCGTGCTCGTGGAGTAGATTTATCGGAAATAACAGCAGTATTAAAAGAGCGACATAAGTAA
- the gmd gene encoding GDP-mannose 4,6-dehydratase, whose protein sequence is MAKKALITGITGQDGAYLAELLLGKGYEVHGIKRRSSSFNTSRIDHLYQDPLENNVNFYLHYGDLTDSTNLIRIVQDVQPDEIYNLAAQSHVKVSFETPEYTANADAIGSLRILEAIRILKLEKKTKFYQASTSEMYGLVQEVPQSETTPFYPRSPYGVAKLYSYWIVRNYREAYGMHASNGILFNHESPIRGETFVTRKITRGVVRIKLGLQKKIFLGNINAERDWGHAKDYVEGMWRMLQQEEPDDYVLATGVKVSVRDFVKMAFKEVDIDIRWEGEADNEKGINVATGDVIIEVDTKYYRPTEVEILLGDASKAKRILGWESTHTLADLVKDMVQSDMKDVQRDKYLLDGGHKVVDFNE, encoded by the coding sequence ATGGCGAAGAAAGCATTAATAACAGGCATTACAGGTCAGGATGGAGCATATTTGGCTGAGCTCTTACTAGGGAAGGGTTATGAGGTCCATGGGATCAAAAGAAGAAGCTCTTCTTTCAACACTAGCCGTATAGATCATTTGTACCAAGATCCGTTGGAAAATAATGTGAATTTTTATTTGCATTATGGTGATTTAACCGATTCTACCAATCTTATTAGAATAGTTCAGGACGTTCAACCAGATGAGATTTACAATCTTGCTGCTCAGTCGCATGTAAAAGTATCTTTTGAAACACCTGAGTATACCGCGAATGCGGATGCAATAGGCTCTTTAAGGATTTTGGAGGCGATTCGTATTTTGAAATTAGAAAAAAAGACAAAATTCTATCAAGCCTCAACTTCCGAGATGTATGGTTTGGTACAAGAAGTTCCTCAAAGTGAAACAACACCTTTCTATCCAAGAAGTCCATATGGTGTTGCCAAATTGTATTCTTACTGGATCGTTAGAAATTATAGAGAGGCATATGGAATGCATGCTTCAAACGGAATTTTATTTAACCATGAGAGTCCTATAAGAGGAGAGACTTTTGTGACTAGGAAAATTACACGTGGTGTAGTTCGAATTAAACTAGGCTTGCAGAAAAAGATCTTCTTGGGTAACATTAATGCGGAAAGAGATTGGGGACATGCAAAGGATTATGTTGAGGGCATGTGGAGGATGTTGCAACAAGAAGAGCCGGATGATTATGTTCTTGCAACTGGAGTTAAAGTAAGTGTTCGAGACTTTGTGAAAATGGCTTTCAAAGAAGTAGATATCGATATAAGGTGGGAAGGAGAGGCTGATAATGAGAAGGGAATTAATGTTGCCACTGGAGACGTAATTATTGAGGTAGATACCAAATATTATAGACCCACTGAAGTGGAAATTTTATTAGGCGATGCTTCTAAGGCGAAAAGGATCTTAGGCTGGGAGTCAACACATACTCTTGCCGATTTGGTAAAGGATATGGTTCAAAGTGATATGAAAGATGTTCAACGAGATAAATACTTATTAGACGGAGGTCATAAAGTAGTAGACTTTAACGAGTAG